One segment of Ignavibacteriales bacterium DNA contains the following:
- a CDS encoding glycogen/starch synthase — MPEFPKTIIMLASENDSLVNGKVGGLADVIRDLPNALANFGYQVIVITPAYGFLHKDNPVKFLSAVNFPFGGKIITGDIWEVSAKQPKQNVIHLVFEHPEIRGNKIYSVDPPDKPYAQDATKYAMFCSAVGQFIKSFPPSTIIHLHDWHMGFFNLLKEIHPGFKHLKQHKVVFTIHNLGYQGNRPIQGKCASVEQWFPELFQDSAWIDEWKDPRYTEPQFTPLAAGIRYSDKVNTVSPSYAKEILQPSNHEIAFYGGEGLEQFLLEKNEENSLFGILNGIEYPPHNNNQPISFSELCNLCINEIVSDSQSDAFSNKVIERLEKIKTVQPSIILTSVTRVTEQKVRLLLESGSDKITALDAILKHLEKVNGFYFLLGNGPKEMEEKFEKAFIKHERLILTKLYSNKIGPALYSTGTIFMMPSIFEPCGISQMIAMQNGQPCIVHATGGLKDTVIDGVNGFQFSGNTIQVKVDNFVSVTKKVIDLYLSEKSQWEKIKSAAAAARFDWNESAKKYIEHLYN, encoded by the coding sequence ATGCCCGAATTCCCAAAAACAATAATCATGCTCGCATCCGAAAACGACTCGCTCGTAAACGGCAAAGTCGGTGGACTTGCCGATGTTATTCGTGATTTGCCGAACGCACTCGCGAATTTCGGATACCAGGTAATCGTAATTACACCTGCGTACGGTTTTTTGCATAAAGATAATCCGGTAAAATTTTTATCCGCTGTTAATTTTCCATTCGGCGGTAAAATTATTACGGGAGATATTTGGGAGGTGTCTGCAAAACAACCGAAACAAAACGTAATACATTTGGTCTTCGAGCATCCTGAAATTCGCGGCAATAAAATTTACAGCGTTGATCCACCCGATAAGCCATATGCCCAAGACGCAACCAAGTATGCCATGTTTTGTTCTGCCGTGGGACAATTCATTAAATCATTTCCTCCATCAACTATTATCCATTTGCACGATTGGCACATGGGATTTTTTAATCTCTTGAAGGAAATACATCCCGGCTTCAAACACCTCAAACAACACAAAGTTGTTTTTACAATTCATAATTTAGGATATCAGGGAAATCGACCGATACAGGGAAAATGTGCGAGCGTTGAGCAATGGTTTCCTGAACTTTTTCAAGATTCAGCATGGATTGATGAATGGAAAGATCCGCGATATACTGAACCGCAGTTCACCCCTCTTGCCGCCGGAATCAGATACTCGGATAAAGTTAATACTGTATCTCCTTCTTATGCGAAAGAAATACTTCAACCGAGTAATCATGAAATCGCATTTTACGGGGGTGAAGGATTAGAACAATTTCTTCTTGAGAAAAATGAAGAAAACAGTTTATTCGGCATCCTGAACGGAATAGAATATCCGCCCCACAATAATAACCAACCGATTTCATTTTCAGAATTGTGCAACCTTTGTATCAATGAAATAGTAAGCGATTCCCAATCCGATGCATTTTCAAATAAAGTAATTGAGCGGCTGGAAAAAATAAAAACAGTTCAACCATCAATTATCCTAACGAGTGTAACGAGAGTTACCGAGCAGAAAGTCCGGCTTCTGCTTGAATCGGGCAGCGATAAAATAACCGCGCTCGATGCAATATTAAAACATTTGGAAAAAGTGAACGGTTTTTATTTTCTTCTTGGGAACGGACCGAAAGAAATGGAAGAAAAATTCGAAAAAGCATTCATCAAACACGAGCGGTTGATATTGACAAAACTTTATTCAAACAAAATCGGCCCGGCGCTTTACTCTACCGGCACAATATTTATGATGCCAAGCATTTTTGAACCGTGCGGAATAAGTCAGATGATCGCAATGCAAAACGGTCAACCATGTATCGTTCACGCAACCGGCGGATTGAAAGATACAGTGATCGATGGAGTGAATGGATTTCAATTTTCCGGTAACACAATACAAGTGAAGGTAGATAATTTTGTTTCTGTAACTAAAAAAGTAATAGACCTTTATCTCAGTGAGAAATCACAATGGGAAAAGATAAAATCAGCAGCTGCGGCCGCACGATTCGACTGGAACGAAAGTGCGAAAAAATATATAGAACATTTGTATAATTAG